From a single Mesorhizobium shangrilense genomic region:
- a CDS encoding AIM24 family protein, producing MPSLPELLPTQVSDETFGGVTYHVAGELVPVLSVDVSRMPVYFEHHILLWKNSTITIGLKSLKGALKRMMAGMQIFVTEASGQGIIAFSRDGPGHIVPIHLRRGEEIQVREHQFLAATGNVEYTFERVRGMATMLFGQSGFFIDRFRGDAGDGVVWLHGYGNVFEKTLAAGETIDIEPGGWLFKDASVRMETKIDRLSSGFFGANMNFIVNRFTGPGRVGIQSMYLHMPTEE from the coding sequence ATGCCAAGCCTACCAGAACTGTTGCCGACGCAGGTGTCGGACGAAACCTTTGGCGGCGTCACTTACCATGTCGCAGGCGAGCTGGTGCCCGTCCTGTCTGTCGATGTTTCGCGCATGCCTGTCTATTTCGAGCACCACATCCTGCTCTGGAAGAACTCCACCATCACCATCGGCCTGAAATCGCTGAAGGGCGCGCTGAAGCGCATGATGGCCGGAATGCAGATCTTCGTCACCGAGGCGTCAGGGCAAGGCATCATCGCCTTCAGCCGTGACGGACCGGGACATATCGTGCCGATCCATCTCAGGCGCGGCGAGGAGATCCAGGTTCGCGAGCATCAGTTCCTCGCGGCGACCGGCAATGTCGAATACACGTTCGAGCGTGTGCGCGGCATGGCGACGATGCTGTTTGGCCAAAGCGGCTTCTTCATCGACCGTTTTCGCGGTGATGCCGGCGATGGCGTTGTCTGGCTGCATGGCTATGGCAACGTCTTCGAAAAGACACTTGCCGCCGGCGAAACCATCGACATCGAGCCGGGTGGCTGGCTGTTCAAGGATGCGTCGGTCAGGATGGAGACCAAGATCGACCGTCTATCCAGTGGCTTCTTCGGCGCCAACATGAATTTCATCGTCAATCGCTTCACCGGTCCTGGCCGGGTTGGCATCCAGTCGATGTATCTGCATATGCCGACCGAGGAATGA
- the gatB gene encoding Asp-tRNA(Asn)/Glu-tRNA(Gln) amidotransferase subunit GatB: MTLIDTRTPDAKRLIPGATGDWEIIIGLEVHAQVTSQAKLFSGASTAFGAAPNANVSLVDAAMPGMLPVINEECVKQAIRTGLGLKAVINHKSVFDRKNYFYPDLPQGYQISQFKQPIVGEGTVIVSVGPDRQGEFEDIEVGIERLHLEQDAGKSMHDQHPTMSYVDLNRSGVALMEIVSKPDMRSADEAKAYVTKLRTIVRYLGTCDGNMDEGSMRADVNVSVRKPGGEFGTRCEIKNVNSIRFIGQAIEYEARRQIAILEDGGKIDQETRLFDAVKGETRSMRSKEEAHDYRYFPDPDLLPLEFDQAYVDALAKDLTELPDDKKARLISSLGLSVYDASILVSEKAIADYFEKVAAGRDGKLAANWVINDLLGQLNKAGGDIEKAPVSPDQLGAIIDLIKDGTISGKIAKDLFEIVWTKGGDPRQLVESLGMKQVTDTGAIEKAVDDVIAANPDKVEQARAKPTMAGWFVGQVMKATGGKANPQAVNDLVKAKLGIE; encoded by the coding sequence ATGACACTCATCGACACCCGCACGCCCGACGCAAAACGCCTGATCCCCGGCGCCACCGGCGACTGGGAGATCATCATCGGTCTCGAGGTCCATGCGCAGGTGACCTCGCAAGCAAAGCTGTTTTCCGGCGCCTCGACGGCTTTTGGCGCGGCGCCCAACGCCAATGTCAGTCTTGTCGACGCGGCGATGCCGGGCATGCTGCCGGTCATCAACGAGGAATGCGTCAAGCAGGCGATCCGCACCGGTCTCGGTTTGAAGGCCGTGATCAACCACAAATCCGTCTTCGACCGCAAAAACTATTTCTATCCCGATCTGCCGCAGGGCTATCAGATTTCGCAGTTCAAGCAGCCGATCGTCGGCGAAGGTACTGTGATCGTCTCGGTCGGTCCGGACCGCCAGGGTGAGTTCGAGGACATCGAGGTCGGGATCGAGCGCCTGCATCTGGAGCAGGACGCTGGCAAGTCGATGCACGACCAGCACCCGACCATGTCCTATGTCGACCTCAACCGCTCCGGCGTGGCGCTGATGGAGATCGTCTCCAAGCCCGACATGCGTTCCGCCGACGAAGCCAAGGCCTATGTCACCAAGCTGCGCACCATCGTGCGTTATCTCGGCACATGCGACGGCAACATGGACGAAGGCTCCATGCGCGCCGACGTCAACGTCTCTGTGCGCAAGCCCGGCGGCGAGTTCGGCACGCGCTGCGAGATCAAGAACGTCAACTCGATCCGCTTCATAGGCCAGGCCATCGAATACGAAGCGCGCCGCCAGATCGCCATCCTGGAGGACGGCGGCAAGATCGATCAGGAAACCCGCCTGTTCGACGCCGTGAAGGGCGAGACGCGGTCGATGCGCTCCAAGGAGGAAGCGCATGATTACCGTTACTTCCCCGACCCCGACCTGTTGCCACTCGAATTCGACCAGGCCTATGTCGACGCATTGGCGAAAGACCTGACCGAACTGCCGGATGACAAGAAGGCGCGGCTGATCTCCTCGCTTGGCCTGTCGGTCTATGATGCCTCGATCCTGGTTTCGGAAAAGGCGATCGCCGATTATTTCGAAAAGGTTGCCGCCGGCCGCGATGGCAAGCTTGCCGCCAACTGGGTCATCAACGATCTGCTCGGGCAACTGAACAAGGCCGGCGGAGACATAGAAAAGGCTCCCGTTTCGCCCGATCAGCTCGGCGCGATCATCGACCTGATCAAGGACGGCACCATCTCCGGCAAGATCGCCAAGGATCTGTTCGAGATCGTCTGGACCAAGGGCGGTGATCCGCGCCAACTGGTCGAAAGCCTCGGTATGAAGCAGGTCACCGACACCGGCGCCATCGAAAAGGCCGTCGATGACGTGATAGCCGCCAACCCCGACAAGGTCGAGCAGGCGCGCGCCAAGCCGACCATGGCCGGTTGGTTCGTCGGCCAGGTGATGAAGGCAACCGGTGGCAAGGCCAATCCGCAGGCCGTCAACGACCTCGTCAAGGCCAAGCTGGGCATCGAGTAG
- the panC gene encoding pantoate--beta-alanine ligase, whose amino-acid sequence MSRPVVVDSVAALRAQIRDWRHDGLSVAMVPTMGALHDGHISLVRMALAKADRCVVSIFVNPAQFAPTEDLDKYPRQLAADLDRLAEANAHLAFTPTVGEMYPAGFATRISVGGPSSGLESDFRPTFFEGVATVVAKLFLQASPDFAVFGEKDYQQLCVVRQLCRDLDLPVGIIGAPTVRDAHGLAMSSRNAYLNETELKIARQFNVILRKAAAALAAGGSEAAITGNAVSALAEVGFDKIDYVQARESLTLAPWRNDHSGRLLAAAWLGKTRLIDNIEIPSS is encoded by the coding sequence ATGAGCAGACCCGTCGTCGTCGACAGCGTTGCCGCCCTTCGCGCGCAAATCCGCGACTGGCGGCACGACGGTCTCAGCGTCGCCATGGTGCCGACCATGGGCGCGCTGCATGACGGGCACATCTCGCTGGTCAGGATGGCCCTTGCGAAGGCCGACCGTTGCGTCGTCTCGATCTTCGTCAATCCTGCACAGTTCGCCCCGACCGAGGACCTCGACAAATATCCGCGCCAGCTTGCCGCCGATCTCGACCGCCTGGCGGAGGCGAACGCCCATCTGGCCTTCACACCGACGGTCGGAGAAATGTATCCCGCCGGCTTCGCCACCAGGATTTCGGTCGGTGGCCCCTCCTCCGGGCTGGAATCGGACTTTCGGCCGACCTTCTTCGAAGGTGTCGCAACTGTCGTGGCAAAGCTGTTTTTGCAGGCGTCTCCCGACTTCGCGGTATTTGGCGAAAAGGACTATCAGCAGCTTTGCGTGGTGAGACAGCTTTGTCGCGACCTCGATCTGCCCGTCGGAATCATCGGCGCGCCCACGGTGCGCGATGCCCATGGTCTCGCCATGTCCTCGCGCAACGCCTATCTCAACGAGACCGAGCTCAAGATCGCCCGTCAGTTCAACGTGATATTGCGCAAGGCCGCGGCCGCCCTGGCGGCAGGCGGCAGTGAAGCAGCCATCACCGGCAACGCGGTTTCGGCGCTAGCCGAAGTGGGCTTCGACAAGATTGACTATGTGCAGGCGCGCGAAAGCCTGACGCTAGCGCCCTGGCGAAACGACCACAGTGGCCGCCTGCTTGCCGCTGCCTGGTTAGGCAAGACCAGGCTGATCGACAATATCGAGATCCCCTCCAGCTAG
- a CDS encoding YjhX family toxin, which produces MGQRVLHLLAQGGRIEIEKNEKKRIASVKCLTRDGWHYPGVDLDLFRKLKRKKAVSSSDGGPYRITRRGLELVRSELDNR; this is translated from the coding sequence GTGGGACAGCGCGTCCTGCACTTGCTCGCGCAGGGCGGTCGCATTGAAATCGAAAAGAACGAAAAGAAACGGATCGCCTCCGTCAAATGCCTGACCCGCGACGGCTGGCATTATCCGGGCGTCGATCTCGACCTGTTTCGAAAGTTGAAACGGAAGAAGGCGGTTTCGTCTTCGGATGGCGGCCCCTACCGCATCACAAGGCGCGGGCTCGAACTCGTCCGTTCCGAACTCGACAACAGATAG
- a CDS encoding NADH:ubiquinone oxidoreductase subunit NDUFA12, whose amino-acid sequence MKTFLTQFFTWWNSQTIGTRLHTWRYGKKVGQDETGNVYYEGGIDSEGRTRRWVIYRNYSEASMIPPGWHGWMHHRVDVAPPSDDYKPRDWQKPHQPNLTGSPAAYRPKGSVLTNQHRPQVTGDYDAWTPGS is encoded by the coding sequence ATGAAGACTTTCCTTACGCAGTTTTTCACCTGGTGGAACAGCCAGACCATTGGCACGCGCTTGCACACCTGGCGTTATGGCAAAAAGGTTGGCCAGGACGAAACCGGTAACGTCTATTACGAGGGCGGCATCGATTCGGAAGGCCGTACCCGCCGCTGGGTCATTTACCGCAACTATTCGGAAGCCTCGATGATTCCGCCAGGCTGGCATGGCTGGATGCATCATCGTGTCGATGTCGCGCCGCCGAGCGATGACTACAAGCCGCGCGATTGGCAGAAGCCGCATCAGCCGAACCTGACCGGCAGCCCCGCCGCCTATCGTCCCAAGGGCTCCGTGTTGACCAATCAGCATCGTCCGCAAGTGACCGGCGACTACGACGCTTGGACGCCCGGCTCGTAA
- a CDS encoding GNAT family N-acetyltransferase — translation MFVRTAGDRDLAAIRALLVETWHATYDAIYGVERVTEITDKWHSIASLKTRLTRPNSEFLVADDGKRIGGVAFAESIDGGGSVVLKQLYVLPSLQGRGIGGMLLDEVIESFPEAHTIRLEVEEQNTRAIAFYEANGFVRSVGDVGEHAGASGKPTLVYRRPLAG, via the coding sequence ATGTTCGTCCGCACCGCCGGGGATCGCGACCTCGCCGCCATCCGGGCGTTGCTGGTCGAAACCTGGCATGCAACCTATGACGCCATCTACGGCGTCGAACGCGTTACCGAGATCACGGACAAGTGGCACTCGATTGCTTCGCTGAAGACAAGGCTGACGCGGCCAAACAGCGAGTTCCTCGTTGCCGATGACGGCAAGCGCATTGGCGGCGTGGCCTTTGCCGAAAGCATCGATGGCGGAGGATCGGTCGTGCTGAAGCAGCTCTATGTGCTTCCCAGCCTGCAGGGCAGGGGCATTGGCGGCATGCTGCTCGATGAAGTCATCGAGAGCTTCCCGGAAGCCCACACCATCCGCCTGGAGGTCGAGGAGCAGAACACACGAGCAATCGCCTTCTATGAGGCGAATGGCTTCGTGCGATCCGTCGGTGATGTCGGCGAGCACGCTGGTGCCTCGGGAAAGCCGACGCTCGTCTACCGCCGGCCTCTTGCCGGCTGA
- the panB gene encoding 3-methyl-2-oxobutanoate hydroxymethyltransferase, which yields MIRRRKGGEPIVCLTAYTYPVARLLDDHVDLLLVGDSVAMVLHGHKTTLGASIEMMIAHGQAVMRGSTKACVVVDMPAGSYEESAAQAVASARRIVDETGCQAVKLEGGVGMARQIAAIVAAGIPVMGHIGLLPQSVESDGGYKIKGRTEENVAALFRDADAVEKAGAFSVVIEGTIETVAADITRHISIPTIGIGASGDCDGQILVIDDMVGLTVERVPKFVKEYANLRDVISHAASTYAAEVRSRAFPGPDHIFSATSGKEPT from the coding sequence ATGATTCGCCGCCGCAAGGGCGGTGAGCCGATCGTCTGCCTGACCGCCTATACCTACCCAGTCGCCCGCCTGCTCGACGACCATGTCGACCTGCTGCTGGTCGGCGACAGCGTCGCGATGGTTCTGCACGGCCATAAGACGACGCTTGGCGCATCCATCGAGATGATGATCGCTCACGGACAGGCAGTGATGCGGGGCTCGACAAAGGCCTGCGTCGTGGTCGACATGCCGGCAGGAAGCTACGAGGAATCGGCCGCGCAAGCCGTTGCCTCGGCGCGGCGCATCGTCGACGAGACCGGCTGCCAGGCCGTGAAGCTTGAGGGCGGCGTCGGCATGGCCCGGCAGATCGCGGCGATCGTCGCCGCCGGTATTCCAGTCATGGGACATATCGGCTTGCTGCCGCAATCGGTGGAAAGCGACGGCGGCTACAAGATCAAGGGCCGGACCGAAGAGAATGTGGCGGCGCTGTTTCGCGATGCGGACGCGGTCGAAAAGGCCGGAGCGTTCTCGGTGGTCATCGAAGGCACGATCGAGACCGTCGCCGCCGACATCACACGACACATCTCCATTCCCACGATCGGCATCGGCGCGAGCGGCGATTGCGACGGCCAGATCCTGGTGATTGACGACATGGTCGGCCTGACCGTCGAGCGCGTGCCAAAATTTGTCAAGGAATACGCCAATTTGCGCGACGTGATCTCGCATGCGGCCTCAACCTATGCGGCGGAGGTGCGAAGCCGCGCCTTCCCCGGCCCGGATCACATCTTTTCGGCGACAAGCGGCAAGGAGCCGACATGA
- a CDS encoding CBS domain-containing protein translates to MTVKAILESKGHDVLTLGPNEKLSEAIRILTEHKIGALVITNGDRKIVGILSERDIVRVIAKEGAAALDIAVRSAMTPKVKICNENHTVNEVMEIMTRGRFRHLPVEKDGLLDGIISIGDVVKRRIEDVEREANEIRAYIATA, encoded by the coding sequence ATGACGGTTAAGGCAATTCTCGAAAGCAAGGGCCACGACGTGCTGACGCTCGGGCCGAACGAAAAACTCAGCGAGGCCATTCGCATCCTGACCGAGCACAAGATCGGTGCGCTGGTCATCACCAATGGTGACCGCAAGATCGTCGGCATCCTCTCCGAGCGCGACATCGTGCGGGTGATCGCCAAGGAAGGAGCCGCCGCGCTCGACATTGCCGTGCGCTCGGCGATGACGCCGAAAGTGAAGATCTGCAACGAGAATCATACGGTCAACGAAGTCATGGAGATCATGACCCGGGGCCGTTTCCGCCATCTGCCGGTGGAAAAGGACGGTCTGCTCGACGGCATCATCTCCATCGGCGACGTGGTCAAGCGCCGTATCGAGGATGTCGAGCGCGAGGCCAACGAAATCAGGGCCTATATCGCCACGGCTTGA